The genomic region aaactgaggctcagaaagagtCAGCTTGTGgttttccctttcctccagaCTGAGGCAGAGGTTAGACCAGACCTCCTTCCCCTACTCCGGTTGTTCACTTTAAAGCCTCAACcatctcatctgaaaaatggcgACAGTAATCCCTACCTTCGAGAAGAGGAATAGGGATTGATCAAGGAAATGCCCGTAAAGCACTTCGTGAAGCCAGCAGTCAGCAAACGGTAACCATTGTCATTAGTCGGCCAAAGTAGGGTCCTCACACGGTTCGGCAGCAGATAGTGGATTTATTCGTGCTTACTTTTAGGCCTCCACCCATGGCAGGAGTGAGTGAGCGAGGCTGTGGATCAGAAAACTGTCAGAgacttgtttgttgttttaaagacatgaaagaaaggtgttttgttttaaagttcatatctttaaaaaagaagaagaagaagtcacGTGGTTATCATCTGTAAGAAGCTGAGGAGATTTACTGAGTCCTATCAGATCGGTGATCCCAAACCAGGGAAGTGTGTGGCCGGGCTGCTAAGACAGTAGCCATAAAGGTGTATGtagagagccccccccccccccccccgccgggtgACTGAGAGACGGACTCGCCAGCTGGATGACTCCAGACCGATTGCTTCTACGCTGCAaacctccttttcctcttctgaaaaaggcagaaagagcAGGACCTGTGCCGCCAGGTGGTGGAGAGGGCTCAGGGAGACGCTGGGTATAAAGCTCTCTGCCCCTAGCCTAACTTCAACCGTGGAGCCAGAGGACTCTGTCCTAAAAGCTTTTAAGGAACTGACAGTCATTTTAAGGGTTAAAAGATATGCCACGGAATCTAAAGAAATCGTTTAGAAAatcatctgaattttattttctgacaggTGAAAGGCCACATACAGATGATTCACACGGAAGCTGGGCTCATTAGCCTCCGAAGACCCTTCCTGAAGTCTTCCGGAAGGCCCGTTGGCTTGCTGGTGGCTGGATTCACAAAGACATGGACTGAAGACCCGGTAGTACAGGCTGAAGAGTCAAAATGGGCCAGCTTGGGGTGGCCAAAGAAAAAGCCATCACTGAGGTCCCAGTGATTTACAGAAGGCAGCTCCTTGGTGTCCTTAGGTGGGAACAGAGCCAGGCGGTAATGTACGCTGGAGTGACCCACTTTCTCCACGGCCAAAGCAGCCACTGGGACCTGAGGAAAGCTGATGGGTGTATGGAAGGTACATTGATTGGTCACCATGAACCCCACCATGGGGGACTTCAGCAAGCTGGTTCTCAGGCCACAGTATCTAGAAGGTTGAATCACAATGCTTATTCCAGGGCCCTATGACCCTCTCTCCCAGCCCAAGGATATGTGTTTCAGAGTAAAGGGCTCTAGCCTCAAAGGGCCACCACTCACTGGCTGTTACCCAGGCAAGTTAGTTCACCTCCCTGGACCTCAATTTACACAATAGAATGTTCATAACCGTAATACCTGCTCCGTGGACTAGCAGTGAGAATCAGTGGTGCATGTCATTTAACACAGTATCATGTGCTACGTGAACAGTTCCTggacatagtaagtgctcattaaacATGAGCTATTACTAGCATTATCATTTCCATCTTATCCTCGCTTCTTATTGTGAAGAGCCAGGAACTTTTGTGTTAAACTGAAAGCGAAAACTCACTTCCTACATAGACGGTTACCGTGTCTCTCATCTCTATTAGATTATAATCTCTTTAAAGGGCAGTGGCtgtgtcttgtttattttttaagttggatGACTAGAAATGAGGTTGCACTTGAGATACATTGGGAGGTTGAACAGgatcagaaataaaagcataatgcTGAATTACAGTCTCCTCCCCCAACTACCACCGAAGAGGCCCACTTACAACCCTAAACGTTTTCACCACACTGTCTTATTGTCTTCTTTTCTTGAGAAAATTAACACTGAATGTGAGAATTCACTGTAAGGGAACAATCAGGGGTTGTATAAAGGCTCGACTGCGAAGTCCTTCACCGAATCACTGTTCACGGAAACAGGCTACCAGCCTCCACCCAGGGAGGGCACGGTGAATGCCTGTTGCCAGCCACCCTGGGCACCTGTTGCCAGCCGCCCTGGGCACCTGTTGATGTTGCCCATGGTGACATTAGATAACGTTCATTTGCTGACATGGAAAGCTGTTCAGTGAGAAAGATCAGATTATAGAACAGTATGTACCATTTGATCTCATTTGTCATATAAGACCTAttggtatgtacttattgcctaGAAAAAACTTAGGATAGACTCCAGAATGTTTTCAGTAGTCATCTAGCAGTGGAGTTTCTGGctaattttttccctctttttgctTGTATGAATTTTCCAGAATGAACATGATTTGcctttgaaataagaaaaaaatgttattttaaaagatgtctgaatatgaattttattttttaaaaaagccctgGAGTGATGAGCAGCCTGGAAAAGCAAAACTCCTTCTGCCCATTAGGctcccagccctggctgcccTTGCTGCGGAGGCTTCCCCAGGAACAccggggagggagaaaagaaacatggaaagaaaAGCCTTGCCCTCCAGCGTGACTCCAAGATCCAGTGAGGTCTAATTCTTGTGTTTTCATTCCCATGCTTCTTTGTTGCTCTTGCTTTCCTATTTCTCTGCcaccatttttctccttcttttaggACACTGACAGTAAAGAAATAAtgcctcctcccaggggaagagcAGTATTTCATGGGCTCCCTGTATCTCCGAGCCCAGCCACCAAACCTTTAAATAACTGAAATGCACAGGTACTTTGAAGCAATGTCCTCTACGGGCACCTGGTCGCCAGGGCTGAGCTCGGTGCTTTACATTTTCTATTCCATCTTCCAAACAACCCTGCAAGGCAGGTcccattgtccccattttacaggaaagACAGTCAAGTAGAGAGGCTGAATAAATCTCCCCAAGGCCCGTGCGCAGTAATTAGTCGCTCGGGCCCAAACGTCATGCTCTTGAAGGCCAATGTTCacactttctcttccattttggTTTACTAGATGGCGAAGCCAAAATCTCCATTTTAGTCTAGTGGATGAACTGCATTTTAAGTCTTTCTATGACTTTAAGAATTACATTTTCCTCAAGTGTTGCAAGTCAGGTTTATCATGTTTGGACCACAGACCTCCTGTTGGGAAGTTCATAATCCAATCTGATTTCACTGGTGGTAACAACAGGGTACTTGGTGTGAGATGTATctattgtttcctcttttttttcaattttaatttttatcaggcTTTATGTACATGTACATACTCTAAAAAGTCAAGTCATGGCTCAAGGCttgttaccaaaaaataaaaaataaaaaataaaaaaaatagaagttctcTGACTGGTTCTGCTATGGGCTATAGTCTAGGTCAAGAAGTTCTTAGAATGACCTCCACGGCATACCTACTCTTTGTTAGATACTGCGGACACAGCCCCGGATAAGAGAATTCCTGCTCTCACGAGTGTTCAACTTTAGGAGACTGGAGCTGGGTGTGGGAGTGGTCAGCTCTTGTCCACCCTTAGGCAAGAAGGACGCGCTacttgtgttcctttctggttccCCCTTCCatgctttcctctttcttttttctccctttcctcagcAAACTCTGTGCACTACTCTGTTCCCAG from Zalophus californianus isolate mZalCal1 chromosome 11, mZalCal1.pri.v2, whole genome shotgun sequence harbors:
- the LOC113914562 gene encoding uncharacterized protein LOC113914562 isoform X1, which codes for MLWSAPRQQSPAMTCWVSRLLPGNLRSLGTSPKSQRVADCHRHHEAYGYFLPIQTRWQDNDQYGHVNNAVYYSYFDTIINHYLIRYCGLRTSLLKSPMVGFMVTNQCTFHTPISFPQVPVAALAVEKVGHSSVHYRLALFPPKDTKELPSVNHWDLSDGFFFGHPKLAHFDSSACTTGSSVHVFVNPATSKPTGLPEDFRKGLRRLMSPASV
- the LOC113914562 gene encoding uncharacterized protein LOC113914562 isoform X2 gives rise to the protein MTCWVSRLLPGNLRSLGTSPKSQRVADCHRHHEAYGYFLPIQTRWQDNDQYGHVNNAVYYSYFDTIINHYLIRYCGLRTSLLKSPMVGFMVTNQCTFHTPISFPQVPVAALAVEKVGHSSVHYRLALFPPKDTKELPSVNHWDLSDGFFFGHPKLAHFDSSACTTGSSVHVFVNPATSKPTGLPEDFRKGLRRLMSPASV